GGTCTGCCCTTGGGCGGGGTTGGGGGTTTGAGGACAGGTGCTGCGATTCTCCTCCCCCTCCTCCTCCTCATCAGGAGGGTCAATACTTAACATCAGATCCTTAAACTAAATAAAACACAGCAACTTTATAATTATCAGAAGTGTGTCCAAAGATAAAAATGCCCTGCCTATAATGGAATGTTAGTAttgcaaatttaaataaatacaccATATCTTTGTAAATAGTATGATTAAATGCAagaaggatttttttctttacttatttGTATCAgttaataaattttgatgataatatatttaaaacaaaggtAAATGTGAAATGAAGATTATGTCACAGGGACAGGCATAAAGTGTCATGTAATGAAATGTTGTAACACGTCTACcctttataataatttaataggTTGACATTATGAAACAGTTGAATCCCCAAACCATTTCTTCTCTTAGATACACTGTTTGTACTGACTGATTATTGTACTAACGCCTATCGACAATTTTCAAGCTGCCTGAAGTACAGAATTTTAGTTAATAAGACAATCTATTCACTTCCTTCAATTCTCCCGACTCACCTCTAAATAATCATCAATAAGCTTGCGTCTCTCGTCCGCGTCATCACTGTTTTGTTCATCCTCGCTCGAGTCACTGCTGTCACTAGTAGTCTCCCCTGAATCATTCCTGTGTCGTTTATGTGATTTCCGCGACCTTTTCTTAATAGTCCTATTTTTcgttttattgtttaacaagTTTATCACAGTCTCAGGATTAAATGTCACTATGAATTTCCTCTGCACTGGTTTATCATATGTTTTTGCATCCGATTGAGAATAGTTGTGAATTTTGCTGCAAAAGAAGTTACAAGATAATAATGATGAATCACTTTACATTATAAAATCCCACACACACTGGTTGAAAGATAACATGGACTGCATTACCTGTCAGAAAATCCATAGGTCTCTTTTAAGTGGTGCTTCAGGTGTAACAGTAAAATACAGCCCTGTGCTAGGTAACAAATATCCAACAAAGGTTTGATATCTGCTGGCAGCTTCGCTGttggaatcaaaatttcagaTACAAGGTTACTTGAAAGTTTAAGAATACATAAAAAATCCCTTGTCTCATAATTAGTTGGGGATTTTATTTCTTTGGTAAGAGGTGCCTACAGAATTTTAAGAATTAAACTGATTCCACAGAAACATAACTTACCTATGAGTTTGTCTGGGTCATCTTCATCCTCATCCTCCTCAATGGCCGGCCGTGGTAACACCCCATTCTCTGTCTGGTTCCCACCCTCAGCGTTGACCAACATGTTCTGCAATGTACCCAGAGCAATCGTAAATCTTGAAGTGAACTGTGTCAAAGTCATAACAATTCTGATGGATTCCTCAGACACTCAATAATCTCAGAAAATCAATAAACCATCTCTAGGATATCTCACAGTAAGTCGAGATATTATGGATATAAAGCAACATAATTCATGGATAGTTCACAcccaactttaaaaaaaaagagaggaaACATCATGTAATTGAAAACTAAATGTAAAGTCgagaacaaaaataaaataaaaagggtACCATGCTTTCGGCTTCTCTCTTAGGCAAGCGTAAACGctagaataaaacaaaaaaaatacaataaaacttTATCGTAGAGgtgacaaaaaaaacaaacaaattacaGCGATGAATACAGCATTTATCTTTATCGTAGAGAAGTGACAAGAGTATTGAACACTGTAGAGTGGACAGTACCTCTTTGAAGGACTGGAGAATGTTGGAGCCGGACACAGAAACAATGATGTCGATCTGGTTGATGATAAACAAGGGCTCGTCCTGAGTCTGGTAGGGGAAGAAGGCTAGGTTGTCAGCTATGTACAGCTGTTCTGCTAGTGAgattttctgtaaaaataaatgtataggtGAAACATGTTTGGGGGAAGGGGGAAAGATGACAGAGCTCAGAATGATAATTTGATGATTGCatttaatatcataaaacatgcattatcatttataattcttaaaataatgttaatataTTAGATCATTTTGATTTACTTACTGCTGAGTCGTCAAAGAGATTAAGCAGTGAGAGGAGTATGGCACGGCGATGAGAGCGGTTGGTCCGTAAAACGGTGTACAGGAAGTTGTTGAGACTGATGGTGTTGCCTTCACTTTCTCGGTGACCTCGGATCAAACAGCTCTTACTGTTGGCCTGTAGTAACTGCTGCAGTTTGTACGACATCTTCAGACCTTGTAAAGCTTTCATCTGcaatatatttgatttcttaAGCATAATGTAAAGATATCAAAAGTTAATAAGACACTGCATGTATGGCTCAGATAACTATATGTATTTTACTTGAATATGAATCCTCCATCAAATTGCATACTGTAGAGTTTGAgaaagtatatttattttttattatctcTGTCAGTCAAACTTACATGGATAAAGCCTGGATATTTCTTGTCTATTTCCTGAAGCTGTTGATCTGCTTTCACACGTATGACTTTCTCCGTATCAGTACACATACTAATCAGGTAGGGAACACACTGAAAGAAACCATTCATCATGTACACAGAACTTGTATGTAATCATAGAGAGGTTAAAACAATCTCAATCCTCACAGTAACTCGTCAGAATCAACATAAGAACAAcagtaaaatgtacatgtaaaaagtcaAAAAACTCAGTTAGACACTTTATTAATCTTCAAGTCTGCTAGATGTTAATGTAGTCATCATTTTGTattagagagagaaaaaagttaCCCAAAGAACTTGAATTAATGTACACATGTAAATGTCTGTACATGACAAATATTTGGTACAAGTTTGTTTTAACGTGTATTTACAGGGTACTGACATAATGTCTGTACAAGTCTGGTTGtacaattacatatatattcttTCAGAGTACTGACGTAAATGTCTACAAGTTCGGTTGGATGTGTATTGTAGCTTACTGACCTGCACAGGGTGCACCAGTCCCTGCTGTAGAACAAGCACCACCACCTGTATGGCCGCCAGTCGCACCTGAGTGTGGGAGTGGAAGAAGGAGTCCAGCACGTGCTTCAGGTACACCTGCATAATGGTGCTGGCCATCctaaagacagacagacacagtgGGTTAACACAGACACAGACGGAATCAACACCATACACAAAACTCACAGAAACAATAGTGTAGTAAAATCTATATCAACTTCCTCAACACACTGCTGCAATGACATATACTTTCTTTCTAAAACATTACTAATAgtgtcatacatgtacatgtatttctacttAAAATTATTGTCAGAATCAAAGCTAGATGTTTGTTTTCATGAATGAATATTTACAATGTCTTATACATAATGAGGATTAGGAAATACCCTCACCCTGATTGTATATCCCCCATCTCCTTCAGATCTTCCTCTTTTGCATGCTTCCTCCCTAGAAATAAAGTATGCAGTATGCTATAAGAGATCTGTGGCTTACTGTGttactttttaaatattgtatacatAGGAATGAACTCtctaaatgtatttcataaaaagtTCTTACAGTCTGCATCAGCTTTGTGCATCCTGATTTCTTCTTCCAGTAAGTAATTTTGAAGATTTCTCAATACCTTCAATACAATTTGGacaaattaatatgaaatttgtatgttagtcatcttgatattaaaaatCACAACATTAAAGTAGATTTTTAACTGGTCCTCTCGAGTGTTTGGGTTGCTGTACCTGTATTCTGAGTTTGTCGGGAGAATCCTCATTATCCAGatattcataatataaatctgTCATCTCTTTACCCAACATCATCTCATAGTGGCGTATGACCATAAAACCTATCCAACAGTGAAGCCAAGAATTAAGTGGTGTCAATTCAATACACTGATCTCGTCTAACTACCTGTACAACTAACCCATTGAGTCTTACCTAGACCACTCAGTGCCTTCTCTTTGACAATTTCATCCTCATGGTTAACAAAGTACATCAGTACTTCAAATACCCGCGCCTTGATCGACTCCTATAGAAAGAAACACAtcaacatgtaaatattttagcaaTGGTTTAAATTTGACGTCGTATCAATAACTGTCTTCAGGTGAACAAATTGCATGACAACAATAACAGGTATTTCTGAGCTTATATAAATGTAGGTATTTCagagtttatatatatagatgacATACTATTGAGGGGTCTGGCATATCTCTGTCCAGATCAAAGTATTTACAGAGCAAGCCCACGGTAAAGAGGGAGCGGAGCAGTGTGGGCTTCCGAGCTCTAAGCTGGGGATTGTCGGGGTCCTCCTTATGATCATAGCACAGCTTCACTAGCACACCTGCAATACAAATATTCTCATACAATACactgaataaaacaaatatatggatctataaatagcaccaTGGCAAAAGCAGCGCAATTCTCTGTCATTGATCAATAATCAGGTTATGAATGATGAAAAACTCACCAAAGAACTTCTCAAAGCAGTCCTTGACCAGTGAGTAGTTGTGGCTGACAGAGTTAACAACTGCACCTAGACAGCTGATACAGCTCTCAACAACCTACAACAGACACAGTGAAAGAGTGTACACAAAACCTAAAACAGACACAGTGAAAGCTAGGACACAATGTTAACACTTCCATGCTACAGGCTAACTTATTTCATGAAATGCCCTTAGACTGAAACACCGTCTTTACATAGATAAGGACTGACACAGTGTTAATATCTCTATAAGACTGAGACATGTCTTTACACATAGCTGAGACTGAAAATGTGTTTACCATCATTCTATAAGACTGAGACATGTCTTTACACATAGCTGAGACTGAAAGTGTGTTTACCATCATTCTATAAGACTGAGACATGTCTTTACACATAGCTGAGACTGAGAGTGTGTTTACCATCATTCTATGAGACTGAGACATGTCTTTACACATAGCTGAGACTGAAAATGTGTTTACCATCAGTCTATGAGACTGAGACATGTCTTTACACATAGCTGAGACTGAAAATGTGTTTACCATCATTCTATAAGACTGAGACATGTCTTTACACATAGCTGAGACTGAAAGTGTGTTTACCATCATTCTATAAGACTGAGACATGTCTTTACACATAGCTGAGACTGAGAGTGTGTTTACCATCATTCTATGAGACTGAGACATGTCTTCATACATAGCTGAGACTGAAAGTGTGTTTACCATCATTCTATAAGACTGAGACATGTCTTTACACATAGCTGAGACTGAAAATGTGTTTACCATCATTCTATGAGACTGAGACATGTCTTCATACATAGCTGAGACTGAAAGTGTGTTTACCATCATTCTATAAGACTGAGACATGTCTTTACACATAGCCGAGACTGAGAGTGTGTTTACCATCATTCTATGAGACTGAGACATGTCTTCATACATAGCTGAGACTGAAAGTGTGTTTACCATCATTCTATAAGACTGAGACATGTCTTTACACATAGCTGAGACTGAAAGTGTGTTTACCATCATTCTATAAGACTGAGACATGTCTTTACACATAGCTGAGACTGAGAGTGTGTTTACCATCAGTCTATGAGACTGAGACATGTCTTTACACATAGCCGAGACTGAGAGTGTGTTTACCATCAGTCTATGAGACTGAGACATGTCTTTACACATAGCTGAGACTGAGAGTGTGTTTACCATCAGTCTATGAGACTGAGACATGTCTTTACACATAGCCGAGACTGAGAGTGTGTTTACCATCAGTCTATGAGACTGAGACATGTCTTTACACATAGCTGAGACTGAGAGTGTGTTTACCATCATTCCGTGTTTGAGGATTAGCTTCATCATGTCCTCCTCTAGCTGGGCCAGGAACGTCTCACTGGGGTGGTCCATCAGAGGGACCACCATCTCTAAAATCCGAGCAACGTAGTGGAGAACAAAGTGATCACCCTGAGTCTGTCAAAGAAAGACATGAAGGTAAAATCAACTTAGCTTCAAGAAAACAATCAAAGTCTGTCTTAGAAACTTCATTCAGCCTAAATTATGCTGTAAACACATTATTATCCCAAACCATAAagtttaattctaaacaaatttcaCAATCAGCAAACTGTGAGTGATTAGATCTGACTGCTGATAGTTCTGTGTGTGAGACTTACACTACACTTGATGTCTAAGTATGGCTGTAGTGTGGTGGCATGTTTCACCATCAGGTCCGGTTTGATCTTGCTGAAGAGATGTAGAGTGGACAGACAGGCCACCAGTCTCTGGCTGCAACCCTTACCCGTGTTGGAGTCTACAACAAATTCCAAACGAAGTGCAATGAAAAATGCTGTAAAACTACTCATTCAATACAAACAGACATATACAGATTCTCCCTGACTATGGCCATTGTACAGTGAAGCTTATGAAGAATCATTTCAAtgatttgtcaaagaaataCTAGCAGATACTGGAAAGAAAATAGTCAGGTAGTAGTGAAACTGTGAAAGCAGGAAAGAGAAAGTAAAGAGTAATTCTGACTATACAAGTTTTTCAGAAGGTCTGTATGGCGAGGCCTTACCCACACTCCTTTCCTCCAGACGGAGGACATTCTCCACCAGACAGTCCACGATCTGACGACAAGACGTCAGGGCACTCTTATTGATATTGCCATCCTCGTCTTTTTTAAGTAACTGGAAATTAAAGATACCATGAAATTGCAAGAATGTCATGATGTGTTCAGAAAAATATTCTTACTTATCACATCtatgtaaaagaaaattgttttacttACATTTTCTAACATTTGTTCAAAGAATTCAAATCCTGTATCCCTACATGCTGCAACCTGTCAATAGAAAAGTAAATTATTTTGGAAAAATAACAAAGAAATcatgcaaaatttaaaaaatccacattaacctgtaaataaaattaagttaaaGAGCAATGTTTGAGTCTGTACTTGCAACGTCTGTTATATaaagaaatcatgaaaaatttaaaaaatccacatTAACCTGTAAACATACATGTTAACCTCCAGTGATGAAAAGTAGGTAGATTTTGAACCGAAAAGCGGTAGCATCCCACACGGCCtttttttgtgtatatttcaaAGCACAGATTTTTAGCTACAACATATGTAGTAAGGGTTTCTGATTagtaattaatgattttaatttgaatatagaagacttttgaaatttattaatatcaatacaagcaatgaaaatgtttgcatgCATTTACCATTTTAATGATATCAGGTAagctattcttttttttttaaggaaaaatatttgagtGCAGAGACTTTAACAATTGCCTTTGTTCAGAAAAATAGCTTACGTTTccaaaatttaacatataagAGAAGCAAGAACTAGAAGGAAATCGtatattctttttcaatatcaaaacgATGTTGACTTGCTTATTACAAACCATGCAGCATTAAACTGCAAGTCAAGCTGTTAAGGCCAGCttaaaagatatattcagtCATCGTTAAAGACGTGTGGAATTGCAAAGCTTCTTTTTCCTTTGAGAGGATAATATCGACATGTCCTGTAACTAATGTAATCATGGGAAGTAACTTCTTTCATCGTTCAATGTAAAAGACATGCTTGAAAACTTGTCATTCAAGCGGCTTAATTAATAAAGCGTTTGTGGGCCTCCGATTCAAAGTCATGCGTTAATTTTTAAACTCGACATCTTTTAACCACAATGGCTTCCAAAATGGCTATCTATAAAAACAAGGAACgtattttgaagaaaagcagtagattttttaataaaatcggTAGGCGTGAAACAGCTAAAAAGCGGTAGACTTCCGCGAAGATCAGTAGAGTTAACATGTATGCTGTATATAAGATTAAGTTAAAGAGCAATGTTTGAGTCTGTACTTGCAATGTCTGTTACATaaagaaatcatgaaaaattttaaaaatccatatttATCTGTAAATAAGATTACGTTAAAGAGCAGTTTGAGCCTGTACTTACGACGTCTGTTATATTTAGCACCCTTGTTAAGAGTTTGGTGGTATCCTTTTCTCGGCTGCTGATTGGCGTAAACCACATGGATTGAAATACCTCATTGACCAGTTTCTAGAACAACAACACAATTGAATGATTTACATGTCAAAAGACTTGTTATTTACTTCTATTCTCATAATTATTATGCATTACCTTGATTCCCTCCTCATCATTAACTCGTCGGATCATTTTGACACACATTTCAGGAATTTTGTCAAAATCTGGTTGTTCCAAACAAATATCACGAAATATTTTGATGACCCGCTTTCTAACACTGATACCTGTGTCCTGTAAATATTCAAGCAAAATTTTCATCaacatgttaaaatttttatacgCACCAGGTTTATACTAATATAGTACACAACCATGTACATTGAGtgttaaaataatatcattCTTTTGTAAGTCTTCCTTTAAGGTAACGACCCTCCAATCGACTTACCAGTATTCGGACAGAGAGCATCTCGTAGTACTGAGATATGAGCTCTGGACGGATTAGTATAAATCTCCCCACCAACTCCACCGCCGCCTCTCGCACCGACGTCGAGGAATCCAGGAAGCGGTAGTGGACGCCTTTCTGCATGTCCTCCTATCAACAGACAACAATGTAGACCTTTTTTAATCACACATTTAGCCACTTCTATTAATGGACAATATAATGCATGCACtatggacatacatgtatatacaactTTCATGTAGACTTATTTTAACACAAATAGGACACATTTTTCCACCAAGAGGAATGAACAAGTACCGTATATTCCCGCTTATAAGTCGGTATTTTGGGAGtagaaatttgaacaaaaagtaGGGGTCTGACTTATAGGCATGACATAcaatcagaaaatttttccactGGGTAAAACTTCGTTTTTGGGTGCCAATTTGCTTCCAACTTTTGACTTGTGATCCCTATACTtgacatgtttatattttaattactaaaaagataaacacattaataaatgcattgaaagtttcaactgtatttcttaaaaatataaacagggTTTATTTGATAGGATCTTTTATTTAAGCAGGCAATTATTTACACCTGAGGTGATAATAGCTGTAGGTATAACTGTACTAAGGATAATACAAGCCAACACTGAGTGTAAGGGGCTAATTACCAATCCTAATCGGTCAGTATGGGATAAAATACCTGTCATTTTATTTCCAGTAGCATTTAAACtagtttttgagctataatCAACTTGTAAtgagtgtttaaaaaaataatggcgTCCAAAATCGAAAGTTACAAatttcaagaaagataactctgtttacagaaaactattaaaaaaaacatggcgTCTACAAGCGATCTAGACAGTGGGATTACAGAACAGTAATTTCTGTTGAATACTTAAAAATCAAACACTGAAATAAATGCTggtctgtttaaaaaaaaataaagatcgttttataattattcataattaatttcACCTGAGGTGATAATAGCTATATTGGTGGCTGTAGGTGGCATGTCACCTAAAACAACACAAGCTAACACACCAGTTTTAAAAGGGGCTATACTATCTTAATCAGTCAACAGGGGATCAAAATcactataattttattttcaacagtattttaaatagttttagaGCTAATACCaagtgtattaaaaaaaaaatggagtcCAAAATCGAAAGTTATTATTCCAGGATAGATGTCTGAACTGAACACAACACTTTTAAAATGCATCTAGAAATGATAACAGAGGGGTCAAACACCAATACATTTTATCTAGAATATAGTCTTGCTTGATAAAATGTGCTAATTTGATTGAGAATTTATAGACTGATTATCCTGAAAAAGATACCCGACTTATAAGAGGGTCAATGGCAAAATCTTGtaaataaacttgaaaaaagACAACCGACTTATAGGCGAACAATACTTATAGGCGAGTATATACGGTACTGCAAACACAAATACCGATACATTTATATGTAACAACATTTGTATCGAAGGACCAATATGGACATTTCTATACCTTTTTATTAAGGCAAGAACATATTACATATGTACTTAATTTGACACTAGAAAGTCACTTAGTCTGCCTCTAGTAGAGATTGGCATACACAATACACATGTAACAAGTGTACACGTTTTCTCATCAATGGAATAATACTGCAGATCTACATTTAGATTGTTCTTAAGTTACATACAATTGATACCATCAATAGATTTAggtatattttttctctttgaCCTCTGGGTAGTAATGAAGTGCTTTACATATACTGTTGGGTGTGGTTCCTTACCCTGGCTAGGATCCCTGGGTCTGCTTCCACTACGGCAGTCAGACACTTCATGGCCTTGGTCCTCACAGCTACAGCTGACTCGTTCAAAACTCGCAAGATCTGCACAACAAAGTCAACACGAGTTCAATAATAACTTGTCTTATTCCATCCATCATTAAAATGTGTCCATTTTAGGTCGACTACTCACCTGGGTTAGGTACACATCAAAGCTTTTTGCAAATGGTCTTTTAGATGATAAATATCTTGCAACGAGACAAGCGCCATCATAATCTAACTTGGAGTGAGGTGGCCTGAAAGGAAATGGAAATCAtattacattttacataaaaatatttcaaatctttTATCCAGATTTATAATAAACTACTGTAATTACacaaacatttaatatttttgctttACCTGTAGGAGGCATTCTTTGTGATGGACTCGTACTGCGCCAACAGGAATGTTTTCTTCTGTTCAGCAGTCTGAATTGCCTCTGCTACCTTCTCCTCCTCTTCTTCGGTTCTGTGTTTGTTTGACTGCTTGGACAGGCTATCTGCTTCTACAGTAACATCTCTGTACCACTGGGCTATATAGAACAGGTGGGCATACTACAAAGGGAACCAACATCTTAGTACAGTACATACACATATTCCATTTATATGATGACATCTTTTTACACCAATATTTTCAAGCTTATTGATCTATATCAATAATggttctttttcttatttttcttattttttttattttcagcaaTGTGTACTTCTCTTTTCTCATGTGGTTATAAGAGCCCTCACCCAGTAAGCTGATTCACTTTGACTGTTGAATGCCAGATAGTCCAGCATGGCCTTCTGAAGAATCTGTGTCTGGTCCTCAGCCTCAGGCTACAAACACAGCAACATTGTCAACTCTCacaaacatgtacatggatCAAATCACAATCaattcaaagcatttaattttaaaatggaggattgtcaaatgttttaaacttgttgccataaacatattttttaatacacaGTAAACTAAATGTGCATGAAGACACAGCAAACCAATGAAGTAATTGTTGCTTGTGTCTTATTGTTTAATTCCTACAATGTATCTCAACATAAACATCAGTAACTAATTAAAGAAAACGTAGACTTACCCCTGAAGTTGTGGATTTCATTTCCCCCTCTTCATCACTCTCTTTTGAAGTTACCTAATTAATCATAATGTACATTCACCATACATTAATCAGTAAACAGTACTATATACAGGAATAATGTATTGTACATAAACTGAACCATTTGCTTCAGAATGACAGAACAGAACAAACAAAACACCCTGTACCTTTGTGATAATTTCATCAATAGAGCCCTGGTTGTCTTGACTAGACACGGCGTCCTTCCGTAATCTAGAGGCCACAATGCCCAGATAATCAAGGGAGGCCACCCTGAGAGACATGTCCACTGATTTATTGCTGAACTGCTTCACCTGTACAAAACAACATTACACTTCTTAAACACTTACACATACAATATTCACTAATGAATTCATATCCCATAGAAAtagcaaaaaaatattctgaatcCTATGTAATTTGGCATAAACAAGTCTCTTTACCAGAATTTTGCCTAGCAGACTAAGAAGGAGCTCCGAGGAGGGCCACTCTGGTTTGTTGACGGTGGACAGGAGATCCTGTACAAAGTTCTCAAACATGGGCCGGTAGTCCTCCTCACTCTTCACTGTACATCTACAAACAATGCAGGGAGCAAGGTTACAACTCAATGATTATGTCAAGTACACAGATCCACAATGCAAAATGATGGCATTATATgctaagaaagaaaatgaatgtcTTACTTTTGCAAGAACACTGTGAGAAAATTATACCCTGTCCTCAAAGCATTCTCAAAGGAGGTGACAATGACAACATCATTGGAATTCTACAAAAAAAAGGTCATATTTTCATGATCTACATGTACTCACAGTTGCAACCTAAATATAAATGCAACTTCTACAGAAAAGACAATCTGACAAACAAGTCTTAGAGTAGATGCCTGACCTGTCCCCGCTTAGATTTGTGGCCTTTCTTGGACGAGGAGGATGAGGTTGATGGAGCCTCCTCCTCCCCCACTGGCTCTGTGA
This portion of the Magallana gigas chromosome 7, xbMagGiga1.1, whole genome shotgun sequence genome encodes:
- the LOC105330823 gene encoding nipped-B-like protein isoform X5; this encodes MNSDVPSVPITTLAGIHSLTDLLPELPLPTPTSSTPHNKTLLHNDKLKETSKRLLATRDAGLTQQIVGVLRKTSTEHLDLKDSSGGEGIDRNSPELLKSILSQDPAIFQGRQYYENGSQKDGYNVGNQHYQNNLLGVDPNKYQHPYGNYTPGIVNGEHPELSNQYPGYQGAAKSLGTIASPAQGSLAENSFYNDSQNHTDVNSAYHKKKLKNSEPIVLLEQLTNLPPHASGDASSTASADSYGERKKKKSSHPVVLLEPLDEQVLDRQTRSKTLKSIQHGGSVKTKESKKRAGRRYDSDEEYDDRGKRRRRHSDSDSDSQAEVSRKKKKEKRHRRVNQQSLSVEELLESPTFKKFSASMEYILEASEDTNFGSLNPNDDDVECPTESLIANNLLNDLCGETAKLKSLGVMNQVPADRLVKLLTVLQWNIRDGTKVTPIANQGQDEDEEEQRLWRSLIMERVLRSMNSVLIALHIMTSPDMPKQVYLEDVIERIILYGKFQLQNTIFPEFDPVYKIDPKAKDGFHGSLKAKRARAAQVKHKSTINLFNKISDMIEKLAELVDIQELTDTTILQLSTLGVSPFFVENISEMQLNSMKLVTTIFSKYEKHRQLILEDIFASLARLPSSKRNLRNYRLNSEESIQMVTALALQLIQCVIKLPTSATFTEPVGEEEAPSTSSSSSKKGHKSKRGQNSNDVVIVTSFENALRTGYNFLTVFLQKCTVKSEEDYRPMFENFVQDLLSTVNKPEWPSSELLLSLLGKILVKQFSNKSVDMSLRVASLDYLGIVASRLRKDAVSSQDNQGSIDEIITKVTSKESDEEGEMKSTTSGPEAEDQTQILQKAMLDYLAFNSQSESAYWYAHLFYIAQWYRDVTVEADSLSKQSNKHRTEEEEEKVAEAIQTAEQKKTFLLAQYESITKNASYRPPHSKLDYDGACLVARYLSSKRPFAKSFDVYLTQILRVLNESAVAVRTKAMKCLTAVVEADPGILAREDMQKGVHYRFLDSSTSVREAAVELVGRFILIRPELISQYYEMLSVRILDTGISVRKRVIKIFRDICLEQPDFDKIPEMCVKMIRRVNDEEGIKKLVNEVFQSMWFTPISSREKDTTKLLTRVLNITDVVAACRDTGFEFFEQMLENLLKKDEDGNINKSALTSCRQIVDCLVENVLRLEERSVDSNTGKGCSQRLVACLSTLHLFSKIKPDLMVKHATTLQPYLDIKCSTQGDHFVLHYVARILEMVVPLMDHPSETFLAQLEEDMMKLILKHGMMVVESCISCLGAVVNSVSHNYSLVKDCFEKFFGVLVKLCYDHKEDPDNPQLRARKPTLLRSLFTVGLLCKYFDLDRDMPDPSIESIKARVFEVLMYFVNHEDEIVKEKALSGLGFMVIRHYEMMLGKEMTDLYYEYLDNEDSPDKLRIQVLRNLQNYLLEEEIRMHKADADWRKHAKEEDLKEMGDIQSGMASTIMQVYLKHVLDSFFHSHTQVRLAAIQVVVLVLQQGLVHPVQCVPYLISMCTDTEKVIRVKADQQLQEIDKKYPGFIHMKALQGLKMSYKLQQLLQANSKSCLIRGHRESEGNTISLNNFLYTVLRTNRSHRRAILLSLLNLFDDSAKISLAEQLYIADNLAFFPYQTQDEPLFIINQIDIIVSVSGSNILQSFKENMLVNAEGGNQTENGVLPRPAIEEDEDEDDPDKLIAKLPADIKPLLDICYLAQGCILLLHLKHHLKETYGFSDSKIHNYSQSDAKTYDKPVQRKFIVTFNPETVINLLNNKTKNRTIKKRSRKSHKRHRNDSGETTSDSSDSSEDEQNSDDADERRKLIDDYLEFKDLMLSIDPPDEEEEGEENRSTCPQTPNPAQGQTTPGSKSPRLPNPEGTGEESMDTTVEVHEEPSEKRVPPLVIRTGHSHHTPKSSRHHHLFASDKKKIPVHASSSSSTSSSKNLSKSFPKPVPSKKKPKKRRKRYGSDSEDDSNDSDFVL